A DNA window from Branchiostoma lanceolatum isolate klBraLanc5 chromosome 17, klBraLanc5.hap2, whole genome shotgun sequence contains the following coding sequences:
- the LOC136422574 gene encoding TLD domain-containing protein 2-like, producing MGSKKHEFRNIDLVIHVDEGRRPDNCTAGPDDWTSKQDPWDLPVFSEGAMELMREHLKEMTAGLINRKLVSEEDNNNNNDISRKSYIVTNTDADGNKIRGPVRSVSIQPKKWQHSCILDKKQLHKLRSWVPKRFKFHQPVSLFSTNEDGFSLQTMYQYCRNYSELALIIRTDKEERFGAFIKCIKSFEDSRKVKGYFGTGESFVFSFSPVPVRYQWVGLKGQDTSTSQNMFISAARNRLTIGGGNGDAIQLDSDLERGFAGMCDTFNNPVLCRDKHFRCLELEVLGFRS from the exons ATGGGCTCGAAAAAGCACG AATTTCGCAACATCGACCTCGTCATACATGTGGATGAAGGGCGCAGGCCTGATAACTGTACGGCTGGGCCTGACGACTGGACTTCCAAACAGGATCCTTGGGATTTGCCTGTGTTTTCTGAG GGAGCAATGGAACTGATGAGGGAACATCTAAAAGAAATGACGGCTGGGCTGATCAACCGTAAGTTAGTCAGTGaggaggacaacaacaacaacaacgacatcAGCAGAAAGAGCTACATCGTGACGAACACTGATGCTGACGGCAACAAGATACGTGGCCCCGTTCGGTCGGTCTCTATCCAACCCAAGAAGTGGCAACATTCATGCATTCTCGATAAAAAACAG CTCCACAAGTTGCGGTCCTGGGTACCGAAACGTTTTAAGTTTCACCAGCCAGTGTCACTATTCAGCACAAACGAAGATGGCTTCAGCCTTCAGACCATGTATCAGTACTGCAGAAACTACTCGGAGCTCGCACTCATAATTCGGACTGACAAAGAAGAG AGGTTTGGTGCATTCATCAAATGTATCAAAAGCTTCGAAGACAGCAGGAAGGTCAAGGGTTACTTTGGAACGGGAGAGTCGTTTGTGTTTTCCTTCTCCCCTGTGCCTGTGAGGTACCAGTGGGTAGGACTGAAGGGACAAGACACCAGCACTTCCCAGAACATGTTCATCTCTGCCGCCAGAAACCGTTTAACCATCGGGGGAGG TAATGGGGATGCCATACAACTGGACTCGGACTTGGAACGAGGCTTCGCCGGGATGTGCGACACGTTCAACAACCCTGTCCTCTGTAGGGACAAACACTTCCGCTGTCTGGAGTTGGAAGTTCTGGGCTTCAGGAGCTAA